GCTCGACCTTGAGCTTCTCATTCTTTTGGGAGTCCCATTTATAATAAGCCATAATGAACCTACAATACACATTGTGTGCCTTATGTCAACGGAAAGGAAAGACATCCCGCCAAAAATTTTTAAAAACTGATGAATCAAGGTCAAATTTTTTCACATTCAAAGATTTCATATCACGATGGCGTGATGGCAATTTCCCCGTACAAAGGCAGATGATCCGATACCATGCGGGTTTCATAATTCATGGGCACTTTGACATCCTTTACAAAGAAATGGCGGGAAATAAAAATGTGATCAATCCGCCGGACCGGCAGCCAGGAAGCAAAGGTCGGCCTTGGGTACCGCCTGTTTTTATACACCTTCTGGATGTCAAAAAGATGCCGGCAAAGGGTTTTGTACACAAACGATCCCGGGCCGGCATTAAAATCACCGCACAGGATCACGGGCAGCCCGGAATTAAGATCATTGCAGATCCAGCTGCTGCCGGCCAGGGCCGCGGCCTGCAGTTTGCGGTCTTTGGCCCGCAGGCCCAGGTGGGTATTCAACACCTGTACACCTCCCATTGGTGTTTCGACCCTGGCCATCATCACCCCGCGGTTTTCCATCGGTTTTGCTGCAAACGCGGCCGGCAGGCACCCGCAGTTCAGGTCATGTACGGGGAACCGGCTCAGGATGGCCAAACCATATCTGCCGCTGGGGCTTTCCTTGAGTGTAAAAAAATCAAACGACATATCCATGTGATCAGCCAGATAGGCCGCCTGGTTGATATAACCGGAACGCCGGTGACCGACATCCACTTCCTGGAGTGCAATAATATCCGCATGGAAGCCTGCAATCAGTTTGGCCGTTCTGGCAGGATTGTATCTGCGGTCCATGTTCCGGCAGGAATGAATATTATAACTGAGAATTTTCAGGGTGTTCATGGGATACATATCCGTTTCGATAGTCCTGTATCAGGTGTCTGAGATCCCGGGCCCGCAGATATGTTTTTTTTGTATTCAGATATTGGGGAAGCACTACCATACCGCGGGTTTCTTCCCAGCCGGGGCCCCCGTGGGCACCGCTTTCAATATTGAATGACAGGGGCATATCCGTGGGATCCCATCCGGAAATAACGATGTCACCGGCATCAGGATGGCGGCAGACGCGTGCCAGATCTTCGGCAGCCTGGGCACCAAATGGATGATCCTTTCCCAAAACCATAAAAAACTGCTGTTCCAGATCAAAGGTCCCGTGCTGGTTCATGGCAACAATGGAATGGTCGTCCCTGTAGAGTACCAGAGGGATATGAACCGATTGAACCAGTTTTTGGGCAAAATCACGGATAAAATCTCTTGCAGGAGTCCCTGGCAAATAAACATGACCCAGCGGACCCATGGTGGTAATCTCTATTTTATCCCCGGATACCGGGCCGCTATCCTTTTGCAGGTTTTCAGAAAACGGCCGGTTCATTATCAATGCCCGGGTTTTTTTATAGAGCCCGTCCAGGGTATTGTCATAAGAGGCAGAGTGCACATGCTTTTCATCCGGATTCAGGTCATAGAAAGCGTTCCGTATGGCCTCTTTCACCTGAATCCCGTACCGGCTGCCGTACCAGGTGACCGTTTCCTGCCCGTGATCGGAATAGATGATGGTCTTGTATTTTCGACAGTCGGATTGATCGGCTGCTTTGCAGATATCCTTGATGGAATCATCAATACCCTTGAGGCTCCAGTGGGCGAACATGGATCCCGGATTCCTGCGGTGGGCCTGTTCATCATAGCCCAGAAAACTGGCACACACAATGGGAACGCCGCTGCCCACAGCCAGCTTGGTCCGGAACGAGACCAGTTCTCTGAGTATGACACAGATTAAAATGCGGGCGGGAATAAATACGAGTTCTTTGATCAATTTTCTGCCCAGAACCAGACCCCGGAAAAAATCGGTCACGGCCAGAAAAAATTCAATGATGGTCACCCCCAGAATCCGCACAAACTTTCCCGTATGCAGAATGAGCAGAAAAACCAGTTTCAAAGGATTTACGGCGCTGGCAATGGATTCCAGTGTCATGGTCTGAGAGCAGTACCGGGCCTGAGCCGCCCCTCCCGTAAAAATGGTGGCATAGGTGTGTCCCCCGGACAGCAGCGGGGTACCTGATTTTTCCAGACGGTCGCCGATACGGTTGGCGGTCTGGGGATAAAAACTGACGTGTCGCTTTTGTTCGCTGCGGGATATGAACTCAAATGCCGGTACACAGGATTTGACCCCGTAAAAAAGCTCGCCCTGAAAAGCCGGGGTGGTGGAAGGCATACCCGAATACATGGGTTTATAACCCCACCGGCCGTTGCGTAGCTGCTTTTCAAGAAAGGGCAGCCGGCCGGCTTGCAGGGCTTTTTGAAACTGGGTCATGGAAAGTCCGTCTATCTGAATCAGAACCAGGCCCGGAACATCTTCTGCAGTAACCGATTGCGGCAGGCCCAGCAGCCGCATTGACCATTTGTTCCGGGAAGCAAGTTTGCGAAACCATTGTACGATTCTCATAAGATGCATTATACCCTGTCATCTTCAATAAAAAATGCATGGTTTTATGCATATGGATATCAATCATCATGTATTTTCATCCTGTTTCCCGACAGTATACATGCCTTGTCTCTTTCAAATGGGTAAAACCCCCCATTTACCCAACCAGCATCTGCCGCGTAAAGTAAGTACAAATACACATACAGACGGAGGAAATCTTCCATGAAAAAAAACAACAGTTTAAGGTATGTGACCCTGGCGCTGGTTCTGTTTCTGGGCCTTTTGTGGTCATTGGTTTCAGCCTCCCAGCAGGAAAACAGCTACCCCAACTCCCGCTTTGTGGCATATCCCCAGTGGCTCAAGGCCCATATAGATGATACAGACCTGGTCATCGCGGATGTCAGAACAGATGACCATTTTGACGGGGCATTGATCCCCGGTGCCATACGGCTTCCCTGGTCCATGTTCCAGCATAATGATATCGGGGATGATGTGGCATCGACGTTCATCGGGATTGCCCGGGCCCAGGAAATCCTTGGCCGTCACGGCATTACACCGAAAGATACCATTGTTCTTTACGACTCCGTGGAACGGGACGGCGGCGCCACGGCATCCTATGTTTTCTGGGTTCTGGATATTCTGGGACATGAAAACAAGAAAATTCTCGTCCAAGGCATTGATGGATGGAGAGATGCCGGGTATGACCTGGTAACCACGCCGGGTGAAACCAAGCCGCTGCTTTATCAGGCGCCTGCAAAAAAGATACAAAAGCACCAGCTGATTACCGGTGATTTTGTGTATCAGCAGCTCGGCGATTTCTGTTACCAGATCATCGATGTGCGCTCACAAGCGGAATATATCGGTGAAAAGGGCACCAAAGGTCTTGACGGCACCCCATTGAAACTGGGGCATATCCCGACAGCCGTCAACATCAACTATCAGGATGCATGGACCGATCTGGACACAAAGGGGATCAAACCCTATGCACAGCTCCAGACCCTTTACGCCGGCCTGGATGCATCCAGGGCCGTGATTGTTTACTGCAATTCAGGAAGACGCAGTTCCTTTTCCTATTTTATACTCCGTCTGATGGGATTTGACCGGGTGTACACTTATGAACCGTCCTGGAAAGAGTGGGGGAATCCGGATAAATTTTTCCCCGTGGAAACCAGGGAAAACACATTGGCAGGCAGCATGCTGCCCACCCCTTCAACAGAAACCCAGACCGTCTCAACCCGGAAATCTGATACAAAAACGTCACAAGACAGATCCGGTTCAGGTAAACCTGCAGGCGGCTATATGTCATGCGGAGGCTGATCATGGATAAAAAAAACACCTCCCCCATATATTGGCCGTGGCTTCCGGCGGCATTTGCTCTGGCAGGCATCATTGTATTTATTTTTGCGACATTCGGGCCACCGGCCTCTTCCAGCGGTTTTGTCAGCTTAATCAAAGGGGCGGTCCAGACAGTTGCGCCGGGGTATGTTGAAAACAACCCCCATTACGCCACGATGCCGGATACGGGTTCCTGGCTCTTTGCCTTTGTTCTGGGCATGGCCATCGGTGGTTTTGCCGCCGGCCGCACCGGCAGAATACAGGTTCGGGATATCCCGGAAATATGGGAAAAGCGGTTCGGGAACAGCCGGATCAAACGATTTGCAGCCACCTTTGCCGGTGGATTCATCATACTTTTTGCCTCCAGACTGGCAGGCGGCTGTACATTGGGGCTGTTTATTTCCGGATCCACACAGCTGGCTGTCAGCGGGTTGTATTTCGGGGTGCTTATCTTTGCCGTTGCCATGGTCACAGCCCACCTTGTCTACGGCAACACAGGAAAGGAGGAATAATGGGTTCAGAAATATGGCTGGGGTTATTGTCCGGCATTGCCTTTGGATTTGTGATCCAGCGCGTCGGCGCAAGCAATGCAGATAAAATGGCCAGAGCCCATCTGATGATGGAAAGTGATATCCCCAAATTCATGCTCATGGCGGTGATTCTCTCAGCCGTTGGGCTTTTGGGACTTGAAGCCGCGGGTGTGGCCAATACCCGGGTGCTGCCCACCAGTCTGGTGGCCACGGGTGTGGCAGGTATTTTGTTCGGTATCGGCTGGGGATTTTGCGGGTACTGCCCGGGAACCACCTGGGCTGCCGTAGGAGAGGGACGGCTGGATGCTGTGTTTGCCCTTATCGGCGGACTGGCCGGTGCCGCGTTTTTTGCCCATCTGCACGAATTTTTCATTCCATTGCTGTATGATCCCTTCAATGTGGGCCAGATCACCCTTGCGGACTGGACAGGCAGCCGGCCTGCCGCGGTTGTTCTGCTGGTTTTTATATTCGGCCTGTGCATCGGTGCCATCCATTTTTTATGGAAGGGAAAAAATGGCGGCCAGACACCCTAATATAAATACGATATTTGTTGTCTTTCCGGTATTCCTTGTTTTAGTGAGCATCTTTTGTTCCGGATGTCCCGGGCCGAAAAAAGAAAAGGGAACAAGCCTGAAAATACCCAGAGGGTATGTGGATCAGCTTGACATCCAGCTAAAGGACCGGGTGCTGGGATTCGGTCCCTTTGTGGGATACTATTTTAAGCCGGAAAATCCAGAGGACCTGACCCGGCTTTCTTTTGTCTGTTTTAATGAAGACCAGTTTTACACCCGTGACCTGCCGGAAAACACCCTGTTGTTTGAAGGGGATGCCGTGTTGACACAGCTGACAGACACAGGCTTTGACGTGCCGACTCAGAACCGGATCAACCCGGTGTTTTTTGAAGAAGCCCCCCGAAAATGGGTGAATGACCGCCCCCGGCCCCGGGATGAATACCTTCATTTTCATTCCTGTTATGATGGATTGGGTCCGGTACTTGCAGGATATTGGATTCGACATCAAGGCAACGCTTCTTTTACCTATGACATGGGCGGACGTATGGGTCCGGACAGTCCCCTTTACCACAAGGTCCGCCCCGGTATTGACAAGCAGTTTGCAAAAATCATGGAATTTGATGCAGGCCCGGACTCCAGGCACGGGTCGAAAGACTAAACACAACCAGAAAAGGCGCTCAGTATGACCAAAAATACCCATGACAACGACCATGACAGCCATCAGGCAAACCACGACAACGGACACCAGGACCATGACCATACAGATCACCATGCCCATATGGTGGCTGATTTCAGGCGCCGGTTCTGGGTATCAATTATTCTGGGAATTCCCATTGTACTGCTGTCCCCCATGATCCAGCAATTTATGGGTATCAGCGGCCAATGGGACTTTGCCGGTGATGCCTATATCCAGTTCGGATTTTCCACCATTGTCTTTTTCTATGGCGGATGGCCGTTTTTAACGGGTCTTGTTGACGAACTCAGAGAAAAGAACCCGGGCATGATGACCCTGATCGGCCTGGCCATTATTGTTGCATATACCTACAGTTCCGCCGTGGTTTTCGGCCTTGAGGGAAAAGTGTTTTTCTGGGAGCTTGCCACCCTAATCATCATCATGCTTTTGGGACACTGGATGGAAATGCGCTCGGTCATGGGGGCTTCAGGTGCTTTGGAGGAACTGGTCAAACTGATGCCGTCAACGGCCCTTCGCATCACCAAAGACGGCGGAACCGAAGAGGTCAAAGTATCACAGCTTGAAAAAGGAGACAAGGTCGCTGTCAAACCCGGTGAAAAAATACCCACGGACGGCGTCATCGCAGACGGGCGGACCCGCATTGACGAATCCATGGTGACCGGTGAAAGCAGGCAGGTGGAAAAGACCACGGGCGATGAGGTCATCGGCGGCAGCATCAACGGTGATTCCGCCATTGAGGTGGAAATCCAAAAAACAGGTGACGACACCTATCTTTCCCAGGTTGTCGACATGGTGAAAAAAGCACAGGAATCCAAATCAAAGGCCCAGAACACGGCCGACCGTGCCGCTTTCTGGCTGACCATCATCGCCCTGACTGCCGGCGGCATCACCCTGGGGGCCTGGCTTTTGGCAGGCAGAGAATTTGTTTTTTCCTTAGAACGGATGGTCACGGTGATGGTGATTACCTGTCCCCACGCCTTGGGCCTGGCCGTCCCCCTGGTGGTGGCCGTATCAACGGCCATGGCAGCTAAAAAAGGACTGCTCATCAGGGACCGGACCGCTTTTGAACGGGCAAAAAACCTGGATGTGGTGGTGTTTGA
Above is a window of Desulfotignum balticum DSM 7044 DNA encoding:
- a CDS encoding endonuclease/exonuclease/phosphatase family protein — translated: MNTLKILSYNIHSCRNMDRRYNPARTAKLIAGFHADIIALQEVDVGHRRSGYINQAAYLADHMDMSFDFFTLKESPSGRYGLAILSRFPVHDLNCGCLPAAFAAKPMENRGVMMARVETPMGGVQVLNTHLGLRAKDRKLQAAALAGSSWICNDLNSGLPVILCGDFNAGPGSFVYKTLCRHLFDIQKVYKNRRYPRPTFASWLPVRRIDHIFISRHFFVKDVKVPMNYETRMVSDHLPLYGEIAITPS
- a CDS encoding sulfurtransferase, which translates into the protein MKKNNSLRYVTLALVLFLGLLWSLVSASQQENSYPNSRFVAYPQWLKAHIDDTDLVIADVRTDDHFDGALIPGAIRLPWSMFQHNDIGDDVASTFIGIARAQEILGRHGITPKDTIVLYDSVERDGGATASYVFWVLDILGHENKKILVQGIDGWRDAGYDLVTTPGETKPLLYQAPAKKIQKHQLITGDFVYQQLGDFCYQIIDVRSQAEYIGEKGTKGLDGTPLKLGHIPTAVNINYQDAWTDLDTKGIKPYAQLQTLYAGLDASRAVIVYCNSGRRSSFSYFILRLMGFDRVYTYEPSWKEWGNPDKFFPVETRENTLAGSMLPTPSTETQTVSTRKSDTKTSQDRSGSGKPAGGYMSCGG
- a CDS encoding YeeE/YedE thiosulfate transporter family protein, which gives rise to MDKKNTSPIYWPWLPAAFALAGIIVFIFATFGPPASSSGFVSLIKGAVQTVAPGYVENNPHYATMPDTGSWLFAFVLGMAIGGFAAGRTGRIQVRDIPEIWEKRFGNSRIKRFAATFAGGFIILFASRLAGGCTLGLFISGSTQLAVSGLYFGVLIFAVAMVTAHLVYGNTGKEE
- a CDS encoding YeeE/YedE thiosulfate transporter family protein, whose product is MGSEIWLGLLSGIAFGFVIQRVGASNADKMARAHLMMESDIPKFMLMAVILSAVGLLGLEAAGVANTRVLPTSLVATGVAGILFGIGWGFCGYCPGTTWAAVGEGRLDAVFALIGGLAGAAFFAHLHEFFIPLLYDPFNVGQITLADWTGSRPAAVVLLVFIFGLCIGAIHFLWKGKNGGQTP
- a CDS encoding heavy metal translocating P-type ATPase; its protein translation is MTKNTHDNDHDSHQANHDNGHQDHDHTDHHAHMVADFRRRFWVSIILGIPIVLLSPMIQQFMGISGQWDFAGDAYIQFGFSTIVFFYGGWPFLTGLVDELREKNPGMMTLIGLAIIVAYTYSSAVVFGLEGKVFFWELATLIIIMLLGHWMEMRSVMGASGALEELVKLMPSTALRITKDGGTEEVKVSQLEKGDKVAVKPGEKIPTDGVIADGRTRIDESMVTGESRQVEKTTGDEVIGGSINGDSAIEVEIQKTGDDTYLSQVVDMVKKAQESKSKAQNTADRAAFWLTIIALTAGGITLGAWLLAGREFVFSLERMVTVMVITCPHALGLAVPLVVAVSTAMAAKKGLLIRDRTAFERAKNLDVVVFDKTGTLTEGRFGVSDIVSFGSLSEEEILTLAAGLESRSEHSIAKGIVGAAKDRNIDIPDPENFEAIPGKGAKAKVAGQKNQNGQPGFFKGT